In Streptomyces capitiformicae, one genomic interval encodes:
- a CDS encoding ferritin-like domain-containing protein, with translation MSSEELKAVQAALGAEHAAVYGYGVVGGKIGEPRQSEAREAYDAHRARRDELTRTVRDLGGRPEASAAAYALPFPVTDADSAVRLAAELEERVAGVYSDLVRASEDGRRAAAAEALREAAVRAVRWRGGSVAFPGLAERAAGAVSSAAPAAPHT, from the coding sequence GTGAGCAGCGAGGAGCTGAAGGCGGTGCAGGCGGCGCTCGGGGCCGAGCATGCCGCCGTGTACGGATACGGGGTCGTCGGCGGGAAGATCGGCGAGCCCCGGCAGAGCGAGGCGCGGGAGGCGTACGACGCGCACCGGGCCCGGCGGGACGAGCTGACGCGGACCGTACGGGACCTGGGCGGCAGGCCCGAGGCCTCGGCCGCCGCGTACGCGCTGCCCTTCCCGGTGACGGACGCCGACTCCGCCGTACGACTCGCCGCCGAGTTGGAGGAACGGGTGGCCGGGGTGTACTCCGACCTCGTACGGGCATCCGAGGATGGTCGGCGTGCCGCGGCTGCCGAGGCGCTGCGCGAAGCGGCGGTGCGGGCGGTTCGGTGGCGGGGAGGAAGCGTAGCCTTCCCTGGTCTCGCCGAGCGGGCGGCCGGTGCGGTGTCTTCGGCGGCGCCGGCGGCCCCGCACACCTGA
- the rimP gene encoding ribosome maturation factor RimP: protein MSTTQSERLRELLEPLVRSQGLDLEEIAVDSVGRKRVLRVVVDSDEGADLDAVADVSRALSAKLDETDMMGQAEYTLEVGTPGAERALTEHRHYRRAVDRLVKFQLHDGGGELVARILTVDDDGLDLEVPGVKGRKATTRRLAFDEIDRARVQVEFNRKDKKDMKEEEEA from the coding sequence ATGAGCACCACCCAGAGCGAGAGGCTGCGAGAACTGCTGGAACCGCTCGTACGCTCCCAGGGCCTGGATCTCGAAGAGATCGCAGTGGACTCGGTCGGACGCAAGCGGGTGCTGCGCGTGGTCGTCGACTCCGACGAGGGTGCCGATCTGGACGCGGTCGCCGACGTCAGCCGCGCGCTCTCGGCCAAACTGGACGAGACGGACATGATGGGCCAGGCGGAGTACACCCTGGAAGTCGGCACCCCGGGCGCCGAGCGCGCCCTCACCGAGCACCGCCACTACCGCAGAGCGGTGGACCGGCTGGTGAAGTTCCAGCTTCACGATGGCGGCGGCGAGTTGGTCGCCCGCATCCTGACCGTGGACGACGACGGCCTCGACCTCGAGGTGCCCGGAGTGAAGGGCCGCAAGGCCACCACCCGCAGGCTCGCCTTCGACGAGATCGACAGGGCCCGCGTCCAGGTCGAGTTCAACCGCAAGGACAAGAAGGACATGAAGGAAGAGGAGGAGGCGTAG
- the nusA gene encoding transcription termination factor NusA — translation MDIDMSALRGLVREKEISFDLLVEAIEAALLIAYHRTEGSRRHARVELNRETGHVTVWAKEDPEDLEEGQEAREFDDTPSGFGRIAATTAKQVILQRLRDAEDDATLGEYAGREGDIVTGVVQQGRDPKNVLVDIGKLEAILPVQEQVPGESYQHGMRLRSYVVRVAKGVRGPSVTLSRTHPNLVKKLFALEVPEIADGSVEIAAIAREAGHRTKIAVRSTRSGLNAKGACIGPMGGRVRNVMGELNGEKIDIVDWSDDPAEMVANALSPARVSKVDVVDLAARSARVTVPDYQLSLAIGKEGQNARLAARLTGWRIDIRPDTEQPSE, via the coding sequence GTGGACATCGACATGAGTGCCCTCAGGGGCTTGGTTCGGGAGAAGGAGATCTCCTTCGACCTGCTCGTCGAGGCGATCGAGGCGGCCCTCCTCATCGCCTACCACCGCACCGAGGGAAGCCGCCGCCACGCGCGCGTGGAGCTCAACCGGGAGACCGGCCATGTGACCGTGTGGGCGAAGGAGGACCCCGAGGACCTGGAGGAGGGGCAGGAGGCGCGTGAGTTCGACGACACCCCGTCCGGCTTCGGCCGTATCGCCGCCACCACCGCCAAGCAGGTGATCCTGCAGAGACTGCGGGACGCGGAGGACGACGCCACGCTCGGTGAGTACGCGGGGCGCGAGGGCGACATTGTCACCGGTGTGGTCCAGCAGGGCCGCGACCCGAAGAACGTGCTCGTCGACATCGGCAAACTGGAGGCCATCCTGCCTGTGCAGGAGCAGGTCCCCGGGGAGTCGTACCAGCACGGCATGCGGCTGCGGTCGTACGTCGTTCGAGTGGCGAAGGGCGTGCGCGGTCCGTCCGTCACGCTGTCGCGCACGCATCCGAACCTGGTCAAGAAGCTCTTCGCCCTTGAGGTGCCGGAGATCGCCGATGGGTCGGTCGAGATCGCGGCCATCGCACGTGAGGCGGGTCACCGTACGAAGATCGCGGTCCGCTCCACCCGCTCCGGGCTGAACGCCAAGGGCGCCTGCATCGGTCCGATGGGCGGTCGTGTGCGCAATGTCATGGGCGAGCTGAACGGCGAGAAGATCGACATCGTCGACTGGTCGGACGACCCGGCCGAGATGGTGGCGAACGCGCTGTCGCCGGCCCGGGTCTCCAAGGTCGACGTGGTGGACCTCGCGGCCCGCTCCGCGCGCGTGACGGTCCCCGACTACCAGCTGTCGCTGGCGATCGGCAAGGAGGGCCAGAACGCCCGTCTCGCCGCCCGTCTGACCGGCTGGCGGATCGACATCCGCCCGGACACCGAGCAGCCGTCCGAATAG
- a CDS encoding YlxR family protein, whose translation MSGRTRARACPERTCVGCRQRAAKTELLRVVAIEGECVPDHRGTLPGRGAYVHPAPVCLDLAVRRRAFPRALRAPGPLDTVALRLTVEQATQ comes from the coding sequence GTGTCTGGCCGGACGCGTGCCCGCGCATGCCCTGAGCGCACCTGTGTGGGGTGCAGGCAGCGAGCGGCCAAGACCGAGCTGCTGCGCGTCGTGGCGATCGAGGGTGAATGCGTCCCCGATCATCGCGGTACGCTGCCCGGCCGGGGTGCGTACGTACACCCCGCCCCGGTCTGTCTCGACCTGGCGGTTCGCCGCCGGGCGTTCCCACGGGCGCTGCGTGCCCCGGGACCGCTCGACACAGTGGCGTTGCGCCTCACCGTCGAGCAGGCAACACAGTAA
- the infB gene encoding translation initiation factor IF-2 — translation MAKVRVYELAKEFGVESKVVMAKLQELGEFVRSASSTIEAPVVRKLTDALQQGNGGGKPAAPRKAAPARPAAPSPAQAARPAAPRPGPAAPKPPAAERPAAPTPGPRPTPGPKPPTPKPAPASPAPSVPEFQAPPSAPAAPSPRPGARPGPGAPRPGGQRPAGPGQDRGQAPRPGGQRPGGGAGAPKPGGARPAGPRPGNNPFTSGGSTGMGRPQAPRPGGAPRPGGPGGPGAPGGAPRPQGAGQGGPRPQGAAGGPRPQAPGGARPTPGGMPRPQGGGPRPGGGPGGPRPNPGMMPQRPAAGPRPGGGGPGGRGPGGGGRPGGGGGGGRPGGGGFAGRPGGGGGFAGRPGGPGGGGGGFAGRPGGPAGAGGGGRPGFGGRPGGPGARGGTQGAFGRPGGPARRGRKSKRQRRQEYEAMQAPSVGGVMLPRGNGESIRLSRGASLTDFAEKINANPASLVAVMMNLGEMVTATQSVSDETLQLLADEMNYTVQIVSPEEEDRELLESFDLEFGEDEGGEEDLVVRPPVVTVMGHVDHGKTRLLDAIRKTNVIAGEAGGITQHIGAYQVTTEVNEEDRKITFIDTPGHEAFTAMRARGAKSTDIAILVVAANDGVMPQTVEALNHAKAADVPIVVAVNKIDVEGADPTKVRGQLTEYGLVAEEYGGDTMFVDISAKQGLHIDSLLEAVILTADASLDLRANPKQDAQGISIESRLDRGRGAVATVLVQRGTLRVGDTMVVGDAYGRVRAMHDDNGNNVLEAGPATPVQVLGLTNVPGAGDNFIVVDEDRTARQIAEKRAARERNAAFAKRTRRVSLEDLDKVLKAGEVQQLNLIIKGDASGSVEALESSLLQLDVGEEVDIRVLHRGVGAVTESDIDLAMGSDAIVIGFNVRAAGRAQQMAEREGVDVRYYSVIYQAIEEIEAALKGMLKPEYEEVELGTAEIREVFKSSKLGNIAGVLIRSGEVKRNTKARLIRDGKVVAENLNIEGLRRFKDDVTEIREGFEGGINLGNFNDIKVDDVIATYEMREKPRA, via the coding sequence GTGGCTAAGGTCCGGGTATACGAACTCGCCAAGGAGTTCGGGGTTGAGAGCAAGGTCGTCATGGCCAAGCTCCAAGAGCTCGGTGAATTCGTCCGTTCGGCGTCCTCGACGATCGAGGCGCCCGTTGTACGCAAACTGACTGACGCCCTCCAGCAGGGCAACGGAGGCGGCAAGCCCGCCGCCCCCCGCAAGGCTGCCCCGGCCCGTCCGGCGGCACCCTCTCCCGCGCAGGCCGCACGTCCGGCCGCCCCGCGCCCGGGTCCGGCGGCACCCAAGCCGCCCGCCGCCGAGCGGCCCGCGGCCCCGACGCCGGGCCCGCGCCCGACGCCCGGCCCCAAGCCGCCGACGCCGAAGCCCGCTCCGGCCTCCCCGGCCCCGAGCGTGCCCGAGTTCCAGGCGCCCCCGTCGGCTCCGGCCGCCCCGTCCCCGCGACCGGGCGCCCGTCCAGGCCCCGGTGCGCCGCGTCCCGGTGGCCAGCGTCCCGCCGGCCCCGGTCAGGACCGTGGCCAGGCGCCCCGCCCCGGCGGTCAGCGTCCGGGTGGCGGTGCCGGTGCGCCCAAGCCCGGCGGTGCCCGTCCCGCGGGTCCGCGTCCGGGTAACAACCCCTTCACCTCCGGTGGCTCCACCGGCATGGGTCGCCCGCAGGCGCCCCGTCCGGGCGGCGCTCCGCGACCTGGTGGCCCGGGTGGTCCGGGTGCTCCCGGCGGCGCTCCGCGTCCGCAGGGCGCCGGTCAGGGCGGTCCCCGTCCCCAGGGCGCGGCGGGCGGTCCCCGTCCGCAGGCTCCGGGCGGCGCGCGTCCGACCCCGGGCGGCATGCCCCGCCCGCAGGGCGGCGGTCCCCGTCCCGGCGGCGGCCCCGGTGGCCCGCGTCCGAACCCCGGCATGATGCCGCAGCGTCCTGCTGCCGGCCCGCGTCCCGGCGGCGGTGGCCCCGGCGGCCGCGGTCCCGGCGGCGGCGGTCGTCCCGGTGGCGGTGGCGGCGGCGGTCGTCCGGGTGGCGGCGGTTTCGCCGGTCGTCCGGGCGGTGGCGGCGGTTTCGCCGGTCGTCCCGGTGGTCCCGGTGGCGGTGGCGGCGGTTTCGCCGGTCGTCCCGGTGGTCCCGCGGGCGCGGGCGGCGGTGGCCGTCCCGGCTTCGGTGGCCGTCCCGGCGGTCCGGGTGCCCGTGGTGGCACGCAGGGCGCCTTCGGCCGTCCCGGCGGTCCCGCGCGTCGTGGCCGCAAGTCGAAGCGGCAGAGGCGCCAGGAGTACGAGGCCATGCAGGCCCCGTCGGTCGGCGGCGTGATGCTGCCTCGCGGCAACGGCGAGTCCATTCGCCTGTCGCGCGGTGCCTCCCTCACCGACTTCGCCGAGAAGATCAACGCCAACCCGGCGTCGCTCGTCGCGGTGATGATGAACCTGGGCGAGATGGTCACGGCCACGCAGTCCGTCTCCGACGAGACGCTGCAGCTCCTCGCCGACGAGATGAACTACACGGTTCAGATCGTCAGCCCCGAGGAGGAGGACCGCGAGCTTCTCGAGTCCTTCGACCTGGAGTTCGGCGAGGACGAGGGTGGCGAGGAGGACCTGGTGGTCCGCCCGCCGGTCGTCACCGTCATGGGTCACGTCGACCACGGTAAGACGCGCCTCCTCGACGCCATCCGCAAGACGAACGTCATCGCGGGCGAGGCCGGCGGCATCACCCAGCACATCGGTGCCTACCAGGTCACGACCGAGGTCAACGAAGAGGATCGCAAGATCACCTTCATCGACACCCCGGGTCACGAGGCGTTCACCGCCATGCGTGCCCGCGGTGCCAAGTCGACCGACATCGCGATCCTGGTCGTCGCGGCCAACGACGGCGTCATGCCGCAGACGGTCGAGGCGCTCAACCACGCCAAGGCGGCCGACGTCCCGATCGTCGTCGCGGTCAACAAGATCGACGTCGAGGGCGCGGACCCGACCAAGGTGCGCGGTCAGCTGACCGAGTACGGCCTGGTGGCCGAGGAGTACGGCGGCGACACGATGTTCGTCGACATCTCCGCCAAGCAGGGTCTGCACATCGACAGCCTCCTCGAGGCCGTCATCCTCACCGCCGACGCCTCGCTCGACCTGCGGGCCAACCCGAAGCAGGACGCGCAGGGTATTTCGATCGAGTCCCGCCTCGACCGCGGCCGCGGTGCCGTGGCGACGGTCCTCGTCCAGCGAGGAACGCTGCGGGTCGGCGACACGATGGTGGTCGGCGACGCCTACGGCCGAGTCCGCGCCATGCACGACGACAACGGCAACAACGTGCTGGAGGCCGGCCCCGCGACGCCGGTGCAGGTCCTGGGTCTCACCAACGTCCCGGGTGCGGGCGACAACTTCATCGTCGTCGACGAGGACCGTACGGCCCGTCAGATCGCCGAGAAGCGCGCCGCCCGCGAGCGCAACGCCGCGTTCGCCAAGCGCACACGCCGTGTGTCGCTGGAGGACCTGGACAAGGTGCTGAAGGCCGGCGAGGTCCAGCAGCTGAACCTGATCATCAAGGGCGACGCGTCCGGATCGGTCGAGGCTCTGGAGTCCTCCCTGCTCCAGCTGGACGTCGGCGAAGAGGTCGACATCCGCGTCCTGCACCGCGGCGTCGGTGCGGTCACGGAGTCCGACATCGACCTCGCGATGGGCTCCGACGCGATCGTCATCGGCTTCAACGTCCGGGCAGCCGGCCGTGCGCAGCAGATGGCGGAACGCGAAGGCGTGGACGTCCGCTACTACTCGGTCATCTACCAGGCGATCGAGGAGATCGAGGCGGCCCTCAAGGGCATGCTCAAGCCGGAGTACGAAGAGGTCGAGCTCGGTACGGCGGAGATCCGCGAGGTCTTCAAGTCGTCCAAGCTGGGCAACATCGCGGGTGTTCTCATCCGCTCCGGCGAGGTCAAGCGGAACACCAAGGCCCGCCTCATCCGCGACGGCAAGGTCGTGGCGGAGAACCTCAACATCGAGGGCCTGCGTCGCTTCAAGGACGACGTCACCGAGATCCGCGAGGGCTTCGAGGGTGGTATCAACCTCGGAAACTTCAACGACATCAAGGTCGACGACGTCATCGCGACGTACGAGATGCGCGAGAAGCCGCGGGCGTAA
- a CDS encoding DUF503 domain-containing protein, which translates to MYVGTLSFDLLLGDVRSLKEKRSVVRPIVAELQRKFAVSAAEVDHMNLHRRAGIGVAMVSGDTGHLSDVLDRCERMVAGRPEVELLSVRRRLHGDDD; encoded by the coding sequence ATGTACGTGGGGACTCTGTCCTTCGATCTCCTGCTCGGCGACGTACGGTCGCTGAAGGAGAAGCGCTCCGTCGTCCGCCCGATCGTGGCAGAACTCCAACGCAAGTTCGCGGTGAGCGCGGCGGAGGTCGACCACATGAATCTGCACCGCCGGGCCGGCATCGGAGTGGCCATGGTGTCCGGCGACACGGGGCACCTGAGCGACGTACTGGACCGGTGCGAGCGGATGGTCGCCGGCCGCCCCGAGGTGGAACTGCTCTCGGTCCGACGGCGCCTGCACGGCGACGACGACTGA
- the rbfA gene encoding 30S ribosome-binding factor RbfA, producing the protein MADNARAKRLADLIREVVAQKLLRGIKDPRLGSHVTITDTRVTGDLREATVFYTVYGDDEERAAAAAGLESAKGILRSEVGRAAGVKFTPTLTFVADALPDTAKTIEDLLDKARTSDAKVRESASGAEYAGGADPYKKPGDDEDDAAV; encoded by the coding sequence GTGGCCGACAACGCGCGTGCCAAGAGGCTGGCGGACCTCATCCGAGAGGTGGTGGCCCAGAAGCTGCTGCGCGGGATCAAGGACCCGCGGCTCGGCTCACACGTCACCATCACGGACACCCGGGTGACCGGGGACCTGCGGGAGGCGACCGTCTTCTACACGGTGTACGGGGACGACGAGGAGCGGGCGGCAGCCGCCGCGGGGCTGGAGAGCGCCAAGGGCATCCTCCGCTCCGAGGTCGGGCGGGCCGCGGGTGTGAAGTTCACGCCGACCCTCACCTTCGTGGCCGACGCCCTCCCGGACACGGCCAAGACCATCGAGGACCTCCTCGACAAGGCGCGGACCTCGGACGCCAAGGTGCGCGAGAGCGCGTCGGGGGCCGAGTACGCCGGTGGCGCCGACCCGTACAAGAAGCCGGGCGACGACGAGGACGACGCCGCCGTATGA
- the truB gene encoding tRNA pseudouridine(55) synthase TruB, with product MTQQRQKNTTPDGLVIVDKPSGFTSHDVVAKMRGIARTRRVGHAGTLDPMATGVLVLGVEKATKLLGHLALTEKEYLGTIRLGQTTITDDAEGEITSSVDASKVTREAVDAGIAKLTGAIMQVPSKVSAIKINGVRSYKRARDGEDFEIPARPVTISSFAVYDVRDAVAEDGTPVLDLVVSVVCSSGTYIRALARDLGADLGVGGHLTALRRTRVGPYKLDSARTLDQLQEELTVMPIAEAAAAAFPRWNVDDRRARLLLNGVRLEMPEEYAERGPVAVFDPTGRFLALVENQKGKAKSLAVFG from the coding sequence ATGACCCAGCAGCGCCAGAAGAACACCACGCCCGACGGCCTTGTCATCGTCGACAAGCCGTCGGGCTTCACTTCGCACGACGTCGTCGCCAAGATGCGGGGCATCGCCCGGACCCGGCGGGTCGGGCACGCGGGCACGCTCGACCCCATGGCCACCGGCGTCCTCGTCCTCGGCGTCGAGAAGGCGACCAAGCTCCTCGGCCATCTCGCGCTGACCGAGAAGGAGTATCTGGGGACCATCCGGCTCGGACAGACGACGATCACCGATGACGCCGAGGGGGAGATCACGTCCTCCGTGGACGCCTCCAAGGTCACCCGGGAGGCCGTCGACGCCGGGATCGCCAAGCTGACCGGCGCCATCATGCAGGTGCCGTCCAAGGTCAGCGCCATCAAGATCAACGGCGTGCGGTCGTACAAGCGGGCCCGGGACGGCGAGGACTTCGAGATTCCCGCCCGGCCCGTCACCATCTCCTCCTTCGCCGTGTACGACGTCCGCGACGCCGTCGCCGAGGACGGCACCCCGGTCCTCGACCTGGTCGTCTCGGTGGTGTGCTCCTCCGGGACGTACATCCGGGCCCTCGCCCGCGACCTGGGCGCCGACCTCGGCGTCGGCGGCCACCTCACCGCGCTGCGCCGGACGCGCGTGGGGCCGTACAAGCTGGACTCCGCGCGGACCCTCGACCAGCTCCAGGAGGAGCTGACCGTGATGCCGATCGCCGAAGCGGCCGCCGCCGCGTTCCCGCGCTGGAACGTGGACGACAGGCGCGCGCGGCTGCTGCTGAACGGGGTGCGGCTGGAGATGCCCGAGGAGTACGCGGAGCGCGGGCCCGTGGCGGTCTTCGACCCCACCGGGCGCTTCCTTGCCCTCGTGGAGAACCAGAAGGGCAAGGCGAAGAGCCTGGCCGTCTTCGGCTGA